TTTTCTTACGAGGAGCGCGGCAAGCTGACCGAGCTTCTGGCCAGCGGATTTCTGGACAGCTTCCGTGAGCTATACCCGGATCAAACCGGCGCCTACACGTGGTGGTCTTATATGTTCAAGGCACGCCAGAACAACGCGGGCTGGCGCATTGATTATTTTTTGATTTCCGAACGGCTGCGCGAAAAGCTGAGCGACAGCCTGATTTATTCAGAGGTGCAGGGCAGCGATCACTGTCCGGTAGGACTAATACTAGCCTGTGACTAAAAAGTGAAAGAATGGGTGTCTCTTTCGCTAGAGGCGAGGGCAAGACACCAAGCATGATTCACTGTTTTTATGAAGGGTCTGTATGATTTTATCTGATGAAAAGGGGGATGTAAGTCATGCGCAGCACAGAATATCACCTGTCAAACCATGAACTGAAATATCTAAGGCTATTGGCGGATAACTATCCGACCATTCAGGCGGTCTGCACGGAAATTATCAACCTTCAGGCCATTTTAAATCTGCCCAAGGGTACAGAGCATTTTATGAGCGATTTGCACGGTGAGTACGATGCCTTTTACCACATTGTGAATAACTGCTCCGGCGTTATCCGCGAAAAGGTAGATCTGGTATTTGGGAAGACGCTGTCCGATCAGGAACGCTCCGAAATCTGCACCCTGATTTATTACCCGGAGCAAAAGCTTCGCTACATTAAGCAGTCGGAATCTAATCTGGACGCTTGGTACCAGAAAACGCTGCATCAGCTCATCAGCGTCTGCCGCGTTACGGCGTCTAAATATACGCGGTCGAAGGTCAGAAAGGCCTTGCCTCCCGAGTTCAGCTACATCATCGACGAGCTTCTGCATGCGCAGTCTGGCGAAGACAGCAACCAGCAGGTGTACCACGCAAAGATCATCGATACGATCATCGGCATCAACAATGCGGATGAGTTTATAACGGCGCTCTGCTCGCTGATCAAGCGCCTTGCGGTGGATCACCTGCATATTGTGGGCGATATTTTCGACCGTGGCCCCGGCGCGGACCGTATTATGGATCTTTTGATGAAGCATCACGCAGTGGATGTGGAGTGGGGCAACCACGACATTCTGTGGATGGGCGCGGCCTCCGGCAGTGAGGCGTGCGCTGCAGCGGTAGTGCGCAACACCGTTGCCGGCGGGAATCTTGCCACACTGGAGAGCGGCTACGGGATCAGTATGCGCGAGCTTGCCATGTTTGCGAAAGAGCAGTACCCGGAATGCGAGGATTTAAACCATGCCATCCGCAAGGCGATTTCGATTATCTTGTTTAAGCTCGAGGGCCAGCTGATCCGCCGTCACCCAGAATTCCAAATGGAGCACCGGATGCTGCTGCATCAGATTAATTATGAAAAGGGAACCATTGAAATTGAAGGGAAGACCTACACGCTCAATACAACGGTGTTCCCGACTGTTAGCCGCGAAACTCCTTACGAGCTGACGGAAGAAGAGAAGAGCATTCTGCATGGGCTGATGGAGGATTTCAAGGAAAGTGAACGACTGCACCGCCATATGCGATTTTTGTACGCAAAGGGCAGCATGTATCAATGCTTTAACCAGAACCTGCTGTTCCATGGATGCATCCCTATGACGGCTGACGGTAAACTGACCAGTGTGAATGTGGGCGGGCGAACGGTGAAGGGCAAAGAACTGATGGATCTTTCGGACAAAATTGTGCGCAGGGCCTATTTTGCTCCCCCCACTGCGGCAGATAAGCCGTTCTGCCTGGATTATATGTGGTATTTGTGGAGCGGCAAGGATTCCCCACTGTTCGGGCGTGAGAAGATGACGACGTTTGAGCGCATGTTTATCGATGACAAAAGCTCTTGGGTGGAGAGTAAGAATCCGTATTATAAATGGTACAATCAAGAGGAAGTCTGCGAAATGCTGCTGAGGGAATTCGGCCTGAACACGCCGTTCTGCCATATCATCAACGGCCATGTGCCGGTGCGCGCGGGCGATGGGGAAAGCCCAATCAAAGCGGGCGGAAAGCTGATTGTAATCGACGGCGGCTTCTGTGAGGCATACCACCATGCCACGGGGATTGCCGGATACACCCTGATCTACAATTCGCATGGAATGCGCATTAAGTCGCACCAGCCGTTCGGCGGGGTGCGCAGCGCGCTGGAGGAGAACAAGGACATTCAGTCCCGCTCTGATGTTTTTGAAACTCATTTTGCCCGTATGATGGTTATGGATACCGATAACGGAAACGATATCAGCAACCAGATTTACGATCTGACCATGCTGCTCAACGCGTACCGTCAGGGCCTGCTTTCGCCTAAGGTGACGAAATAATTTCTGCAGGGGTCTTGTAATTTATGGTTGACCCCGGTATTCTTATAGGAACAAATAAGCATGTTCCCGCTTTCGATGGGGAGTATGCAAAAGGCTGTCTATCAATAAAAAGGCAGTCAGCAACAGTTTGGAAAACAGGATAAGGGAGGCGTTTTGATGTATTTAACGTTCTTTGGCGCAGATAAGGAAGTAACCGGAAGCTGCCATTGTGTAGATACCAATGGAGTCCGTTTTTTGGTGGATTGTGGACTGCAGCAGGGACAGGACGAAAAGGATAACGCTGTTCTTCCGTTTTTGCCCATTTCGGTGGATTTTGTGGTCTGCACTCACGCGCATATCGACCACAGCGGGCGGCTTCCGCTTTTGGTAAAGCAAGGTTTCCACGGCAAGATTTATGCGACCGGCAAAACGTGTGAGCTGCTTTCCATCATGCTGCGTGACAGTGCGCATATTCAGGAAATGGATGCGACCAATGAGAATCGCAAGGGGCGCCGCGCCGGCCATGAACTGGTGGAGCCACTTTATTCCATTGATGATGCTGAAAAATGCCTGACCCTTTTGGAGCCGCATGAGTACGGTGAGATTTTCGAACCTGCACCCGGTATCCGGCTTCGTTTTTCTGATGCCGGCCATCTGCTTGGGTCCGCGTTTACAGAGGCTTGGCTGACCGAAGGGGACGTAACAAAAAAGGTGGTTTTTTCCGGGGACATCGGCAACAAAAATCAGCCGTTGATTCGCAATCCCCAGTATCTATTGGAAGCAGACTATGCTGTGATGGAGTCTACCTATGGTTTAAAGCAGCACGAGCACGTTGACGATTACACCCCACAGCTCGCGGAGCTGATCGACAAAACGCTGGCAAACGGCGGCAACGTGGTGATCCCGGCCTTTGCTGTGGGCCGTACGCAGGAGGTTTTGTATTTTATCCGCGAGATCAAGGAGCGCCATCTGGTCAAAAGCTTTCCGGATTTCCCGGTGTATGTGGACAGCCCCCTCGCGGCAGAGGCCACGCGTATTTTCAGCGGTGACTTAACCGGCTACGCCGACGAAGAAACACTCAAGATTCTGCGCTCCGGTTTTAAGCCGATTTCGTTTTCCAACCTGAATATCAGCCAGAGCGTGGAAGATTCCCGTGCTTTAAACATTGACACGACTCCGAAGGTGATTATTTCGTCCAGCGGCATGTGTGAAGCGGGGCGGATTCGGCACCATTTAAAGCATAATCTCTGGCGGCCGGAATGCGCGGTGCTGTTTGTCGGCTACCAGGCAAACGGTACGCTGGGTCGTTTGCTGGTAGACGGTATTAAAGAGGTCAAGCTGTTCGGCGAAGAGATTACTGTTCAGGCTCAGATTCATAATTTTCGTGCGCTCAGCGGCCACGCCGACCACGACGGTCTTCTCGAATGGCTGAAAGCATTTGAGCCAAAGCCGCAGCGTGTGTTTGTCGTACACGGGGAGCGTGAAACCTGCCTGGCTTTTTCCGAAGAACTGAATGATATGGGCTATTCTATTTATGTACCAAATTTTGAGGCCAGGTACGATCTGCTCGCAGACAAAGAACTGGACTTCGGTGTGGATGTCTCTCTGGAGCGCAGTGAGCAGCCGCAGAAGGCCAAGGCTCGCAAGCTTGCTTCTGCATTTCAGCGACTGCTGGCCGCGGAACGCCAGCTGCACCAGACCATTTTGCGCAACGAGGGCGGCGCTAACAAAGACCTTGCCCGCTTTGCCGACCAGATTCTCTCTCTTGCAAAGAAATGGGAGCGCTGAGCTGCTTTCATAGAAAAAGCTTCATGTAAAATTATGTCTGGCTTTGCCAGTGCCGGTTAGAAACTTCATATACAGAAAAACCTCCTTTTGCCTGGACTTACCAGCCCAAGTGAAAGGAGGTCTTTTATAAAAGCCAAACAAATGCTCTTGTATTGCTATTACTTCCGATTGACATAGTAACTTTATTTTGTTATAGTTATTCGATGAAAGAAAGCATAATGAGGGTGCAGTTAAGCGGATTGTTTCAAAATATGTTTTTGTTGGATCGAAGCCTTCGTGGAGCACTGATCCAGAGGATAAGATTTATTCGGCAGTGTAAGCCTTTCTTTAAAAGCCGAGGGGTATATATCCCTCGGCTTTTTCGATCTATTTAGTCAGGAGTATGTTAAAATGTTTTCGATATCGGGGTTTTTATCTTATTGCTTTATCAATGCGTTTACTCCCGGGCCGGGTAATCTTCTTGCACTGAACACAATGGTTCGGTATGGATTCCGAAAAAGCCGGTTCTTGCTGGCCGGTATTTTTTTAGGCTATTATGCGGTACAGACAGCCTGTGCATTTATGGTCTATTCTTTGGGATCGCACTTTGAGTCTGTCCTAAGTTATATGAGATATATCGGCGCGGCCTATATTGTCTGGCTGGCTTTTCATATATTAACCAGCAAGCCAGCTAGCGATTACACGCAAAAAGCCCCCAATCTGTTATCGGGCTTTCTCCTCCAGCTAATTAATGTGAAAATATATATGTTTGGCATAACTGCCTTGATTAAGTATGTCACTCCTTTCAGCAGCAGTCTTGCTGTTGTACTCGCTACTTCATTCCTGATTGCGACAATGGGGACCTGCGCTACAACAGTTTGGGCCTTTTTCGGCACAATGATTCAAGGCATATATGATCGATATTACTTACCGGTGAACATTATCATGGCTCTTGTTCTGCTGTACAACGCTTTTACCATGATCATTCACTAAGAGAAAACACAGAAATGCGCCTGGAAGCAGCTGATGATAGCCACACCCAAGCGCGTTTTTTTCTATTTTCATAAAAACGGGAATTACCCTTTGTTATTTTCTTTCAGCAAATCCCGAATTTCCGTCAGCAGCGCTTCTTCCTTGCTTAGCACCGGAGCCTCCGGCTCGGCAGGTTCTTCATCCTTCTTTTGACGCAGCTTGTTCATTAGCTTGATCATCAGGAAGATGACAAAGGCGGTGACTATAAAATCCAGTACGTTCTGCAGAAACGCGCCGTAAGCGATAACAATATCGGCTCCGCCAAAGGCGTTGGGAACGCCAACGGCCAGCTTGCTCAGGTCAATCCTTCCAGTAATCGCCGAAAGCACAGGGGTAACGATGTTTGTCACCAAAGAGGTAGTGATTTTTCCGAATGCACCGCCGATGATCACACCGACGGCAAGATCGATCACGTTGCCGCGCATTGCGAATTCTTTAAATTCCTGGATGAACTTTTTCACGTTTTGTTCCTCCTGTTTTCCCATAACTACACTCCAAAAATAGGTTTACTTCTTTTCCATAAAAACGGTAAAAGAGAGCTGATTTCTCCCCCTCGAAAGGATAGAGGCTTGTTTTTTTGAATTACAGATTAATAATCGTTATCATATCAGAATTTGTCAAAAAAATCAACTTTGTGCCGGTAGGGAAACCGGGACACAAAGTTGATTTTTTTGGATGATTTATCAATGCGGTATAACTGCCGCCGGTTCTGTCGTGCTTTGCTTCAGGGCTTCCCGGGCGACCGCCAGCATCAGCTTGATGCGGTTTTCCTGATTCACACGTGTCGCGCTCGGGTCGTAATCAATCGGCACAATGTTGGCACGGTCGTCGATTTCCTTGATCCGGCGGATCATGCCCTTGCCGCAGATGTGGTTCGGCAGGCAGCCGAATGGCTGTGTGCAGACGATATTTTCAAAGCCGCATTCAACCAGCTCAAGCATCTCCGCAGTCAGAAGCCAGCCTTCACCCATCTTGTTGCCGTAGCCGATCACATCCTTGACCAGCGCCTTCGTGTGGGTGTAATTCATCGGGGCCTCAAAGCAGGGCTGCGTTTTTACGGCAGCGATCAGAAGCTCCTGCATTTTCATCAGGTAATCCATCATGGCTTTCACCACGCGGAATTTGATCGGGTTGCCGCCGTAGAGCTTGATGTCCTCCATGCGGTTATCCACTTTAAACAGCATAAAATTCAACAGTCCCGGCACGTTGACTTCACAGTCCTGCTCGGCAAGGAACTGCTCGAGCTGGTTGTTACCGAGAGGGGAGTATTTCACAAAAATCTCGCCGACGACTCCCACACGCACCTTCGGGATGCGGTGAACGGGGATAGCAGCAAATTCCGCGGTGATTTTTTCTAGGTTGACCTTTTGCTGTTTTAAAGAATAGCCCTCATCGCGGTTGAATTGGTCGGAAAGCTCCGTAATCCATTTCTGAACCAGAGCGGCGCTTTCGCCTTTTTTGATTTCGTAGGGCTTTACCTGATTGTCGAGCAGCATGAGCAGGTCGCCGTACACAAGGCCAGCGATCAGGCGGCGCAGCATGGGCAGGGTCAGTGAAAAGCCCGGGTTGCTCTCAAGGCCGGAGAGATTGAGGGAAACCACCGGAATATTCTCCATGCCTGCCCGGCGCAGAGCCTTGCGGAGCAAGTGAATGTAGTTGGAGGCACGGCAGCCGCCGCCTGTCTGCGTAATAATCAGCGCGGTGCGGTCCAGATCGTATTTTCCGCTTTTCAGCGCGTCCATAAACTGGCCGATCACGAGCAGCGCAGGGTAGCAGGTGTCGTTATGCACATATTTCAGGCCCTCCTGCACGACACCGGGCCCATCATTTTTTAAAAGCACCATATTGTAGCCGCAGTTGCGGAAGACGTTTATAATCAGTGAAAAATGGATTTCCGCCATCTGCGGGCAAAGAATGGTGTATTCCTGCTTCATTTCCTTGGTAAACAGGATACGCCCGGTTTTATCTCTTTTCATTTCCGCCAAGAATACTCACCTCACTGTTCCAGCGCGGCGAACAGGCTGCGCAGTCTGATTTTCACCGCTCCCAGATTCGTAATTTCATCAATTTTGATCTGTGTATAGATTTTTCCTTCCGCTTCCAGAATCTCGCGTACTTCGTCGGTGGTAATGGCGTCTACGCCGCAGCCGAACGAAACCAGCTGCACCAGATTCATGTCCGGCCGGGTGCCAATGTATTTTGCGGCGGCGTACAAACGGGAATGATAGGTCCACTGGTTCAGTACGCCGGTGCGGAATTTTTCCACGCGGTTGCTGATCACATCCTCCGAGATTACGGCGGCGCCGAGGCTGGTAATCAGCTTGTTAATGCCGTGATTGATTTCCGGGTCCAAGTGATAGGGGCGGCCGCTCAACACAATGATCGGCTTTTTGAGGCGTTCCGCTTCCTCAATGATACGCTCGCCCTCCTTGTGCACCTGAGCAAAGTACTTGTCGTATTCCTCGTAGGCGGCCTTTGCAGCCTTCTGAACCTCACGGAGGCTGATGCCGGAGAAATACTGGTTCAAAATCTGGTGCATCTTAATGGGGAAGTCGCGCTTTCTGTGAATGCCAACATAATCGTGAATAAAGGTTTTGGATTTCAAATCTTCCACGTTGGCCGATAGCACCTCGGGGTAATAGGCGACCACCGGGCAGTTGTAATGGTTATCGCCAAGTCCCTCGTCCAGATTGTAAGACATGCAGGGATAAAAGATGGTATCGATTCCCTGCCGCAGCAGTGCTTCAATATGCCCATGCATCAGCTTCGCGGGGAAGCATACGGTATCGGAGGGGATGGTGTGCTGTCCCTCCAAATACAGCGAACGGGTCGAAAGGGGAGAGGGGATTACCTCAAAGCCCAGCGTTGTCCAGAACGAGTGCCAGAACGGCAGAAGCTCGTAGAAATTCAGTCCCATCGGAACCCCGATTTTTCCGCGGGGGCCAGGTACCGGCTGGTAGCTCTGCAACAGGTCGAGCTTGTAGGTGTATATATCGAGTGCAGGCCCGCCCTGCTGGCGCGTAACCGGCTTTTCACA
Above is a window of Faecalispora anaeroviscerum DNA encoding:
- the mscL gene encoding large-conductance mechanosensitive channel protein MscL, with product MGKQEEQNVKKFIQEFKEFAMRGNVIDLAVGVIIGGAFGKITTSLVTNIVTPVLSAITGRIDLSKLAVGVPNAFGGADIVIAYGAFLQNVLDFIVTAFVIFLMIKLMNKLRQKKDEEPAEPEAPVLSKEEALLTEIRDLLKENNKG
- a CDS encoding LysE family transporter; this translates as MFSISGFLSYCFINAFTPGPGNLLALNTMVRYGFRKSRFLLAGIFLGYYAVQTACAFMVYSLGSHFESVLSYMRYIGAAYIVWLAFHILTSKPASDYTQKAPNLLSGFLLQLINVKIYMFGITALIKYVTPFSSSLAVVLATSFLIATMGTCATTVWAFFGTMIQGIYDRYYLPVNIIMALVLLYNAFTMIIH
- a CDS encoding MBL fold metallo-hydrolase RNA specificity domain-containing protein encodes the protein MYLTFFGADKEVTGSCHCVDTNGVRFLVDCGLQQGQDEKDNAVLPFLPISVDFVVCTHAHIDHSGRLPLLVKQGFHGKIYATGKTCELLSIMLRDSAHIQEMDATNENRKGRRAGHELVEPLYSIDDAEKCLTLLEPHEYGEIFEPAPGIRLRFSDAGHLLGSAFTEAWLTEGDVTKKVVFSGDIGNKNQPLIRNPQYLLEADYAVMESTYGLKQHEHVDDYTPQLAELIDKTLANGGNVVIPAFAVGRTQEVLYFIREIKERHLVKSFPDFPVYVDSPLAAEATRIFSGDLTGYADEETLKILRSGFKPISFSNLNISQSVEDSRALNIDTTPKVIISSSGMCEAGRIRHHLKHNLWRPECAVLFVGYQANGTLGRLLVDGIKEVKLFGEEITVQAQIHNFRALSGHADHDGLLEWLKAFEPKPQRVFVVHGERETCLAFSEELNDMGYSIYVPNFEARYDLLADKELDFGVDVSLERSEQPQKAKARKLASAFQRLLAAERQLHQTILRNEGGANKDLARFADQILSLAKKWER
- a CDS encoding fructose-1,6-bisphosphatase translates to MRSTEYHLSNHELKYLRLLADNYPTIQAVCTEIINLQAILNLPKGTEHFMSDLHGEYDAFYHIVNNCSGVIREKVDLVFGKTLSDQERSEICTLIYYPEQKLRYIKQSESNLDAWYQKTLHQLISVCRVTASKYTRSKVRKALPPEFSYIIDELLHAQSGEDSNQQVYHAKIIDTIIGINNADEFITALCSLIKRLAVDHLHIVGDIFDRGPGADRIMDLLMKHHAVDVEWGNHDILWMGAASGSEACAAAVVRNTVAGGNLATLESGYGISMRELAMFAKEQYPECEDLNHAIRKAISIILFKLEGQLIRRHPEFQMEHRMLLHQINYEKGTIEIEGKTYTLNTTVFPTVSRETPYELTEEEKSILHGLMEDFKESERLHRHMRFLYAKGSMYQCFNQNLLFHGCIPMTADGKLTSVNVGGRTVKGKELMDLSDKIVRRAYFAPPTAADKPFCLDYMWYLWSGKDSPLFGREKMTTFERMFIDDKSSWVESKNPYYKWYNQEEVCEMLLREFGLNTPFCHIINGHVPVRAGDGESPIKAGGKLIVIDGGFCEAYHHATGIAGYTLIYNSHGMRIKSHQPFGGVRSALEENKDIQSRSDVFETHFARMMVMDTDNGNDISNQIYDLTMLLNAYRQGLLSPKVTK
- a CDS encoding 2-hydroxyacyl-CoA dehydratase, translating into MAEMKRDKTGRILFTKEMKQEYTILCPQMAEIHFSLIINVFRNCGYNMVLLKNDGPGVVQEGLKYVHNDTCYPALLVIGQFMDALKSGKYDLDRTALIITQTGGGCRASNYIHLLRKALRRAGMENIPVVSLNLSGLESNPGFSLTLPMLRRLIAGLVYGDLLMLLDNQVKPYEIKKGESAALVQKWITELSDQFNRDEGYSLKQQKVNLEKITAEFAAIPVHRIPKVRVGVVGEIFVKYSPLGNNQLEQFLAEQDCEVNVPGLLNFMLFKVDNRMEDIKLYGGNPIKFRVVKAMMDYLMKMQELLIAAVKTQPCFEAPMNYTHTKALVKDVIGYGNKMGEGWLLTAEMLELVECGFENIVCTQPFGCLPNHICGKGMIRRIKEIDDRANIVPIDYDPSATRVNQENRIKLMLAVAREALKQSTTEPAAVIPH